A single genomic interval of Stieleria maiorica harbors:
- a CDS encoding serine/threonine protein kinase, whose product MQNEPTIILSGTDPDLPRKLPSGIRRYSGMREIARGGNGVLHAAFDPVTGRTVAIKMLHADHRNVPNEKRRLLREARVTAQLQHPNTIPVYEIGNDLVHGIYFTMKLISGINLFEILKQIARGDAEIAKRYPQQRRISALADACLALSYAHARGVIHRDVKPENIWLGNFGEVYLLDWGTAKVWGSMDDQTVTRYDASKLQKEEDEQQLLTLTGGGQRPGTPLYMSPEQIQGTRSIDERSDIFNVGVCMYELLAIREPFRGANIDQTFRNIISGEVPPPSEKAPERNIPKAADEVVMRALRKKPHERFQTMREMIDAIESVLPELDEG is encoded by the coding sequence ATGCAAAACGAACCGACCATCATCCTGTCCGGAACCGACCCCGATCTTCCACGCAAACTGCCCTCGGGAATCCGCCGCTATTCGGGGATGCGAGAAATCGCCCGCGGCGGAAACGGCGTGCTGCATGCCGCTTTTGACCCCGTCACCGGCCGCACCGTCGCGATCAAGATGCTGCACGCGGATCACCGCAACGTCCCCAACGAAAAACGGCGGCTGCTGCGCGAGGCTCGGGTCACCGCCCAGCTGCAACACCCCAATACGATCCCGGTGTACGAAATCGGGAACGACCTGGTGCACGGCATCTATTTCACCATGAAATTGATCTCCGGCATCAACCTGTTTGAAATCCTGAAACAAATCGCCCGCGGTGACGCCGAAATTGCCAAACGCTACCCCCAGCAGCGGCGAATCTCGGCACTGGCCGACGCCTGTTTGGCGTTGTCCTACGCCCACGCACGTGGGGTGATCCACCGTGATGTCAAACCGGAGAACATCTGGCTGGGAAATTTTGGCGAAGTCTACCTGCTCGATTGGGGGACCGCCAAAGTCTGGGGATCGATGGACGACCAGACCGTGACACGTTACGACGCGTCGAAGCTTCAAAAAGAAGAAGACGAGCAGCAATTGCTGACGTTGACCGGCGGCGGACAACGCCCCGGAACACCCTTGTACATGTCGCCGGAACAAATCCAAGGCACGCGGAGCATCGACGAGCGCAGCGACATCTTCAACGTCGGCGTTTGCATGTACGAACTGCTGGCGATCCGCGAACCGTTCCGTGGTGCCAACATCGATCAGACCTTTCGCAACATCATCTCGGGCGAAGTGCCACCGCCGAGCGAAAAGGCCCCGGAGCGAAACATCCCCAAGGCGGCCGATGAAGTCGTCATGCGGGCGCTGCGAAAAAAGCCGCACGAACGATTTCAGACGATGCGCGAAATGATCGACGCGATCGAATCGGTGCTGCCCGAACTGGATGAAGGCTGA
- a CDS encoding DUF1592 domain-containing protein — MPFDSWHFSPCDLSTPLYCNVPASKRITVTEYQNTLQELFGAAVPFSKNLPAAPLSEHGYSRDAALLGVSALELEYFLRIARQAVEDYVIFGAPIPESEHYLIEFEDVVYRPGVSGGYSIAEPFTKQELLEKRKARENGQVVFSDRTLFPLPDGPLDLNSEELNRSDRQKFFQQFAKFKSRDLHKAGELIARVHVAAKLGDDGSAPRLQFRIGDTSGMEFGVPIAGDCDVTAPIEKPQVLTFRIPFRHIPSATTETDDDEANETKLTLSVSNVSHDPDAIYDVVPEGYNFSPKRQGLMARYRKTLADSIVSKATMRKAGVNELYLDAIEIDIIPFGLDVSARLWRIDAQRAILNAGAAARTVAEESLKAFMERAYRRSSSPAEVDSMMSLYDRFRSEGGSFEEAIKETFSTVLVSDPFLYVAAPIPEDDHPFISDEERRQLASRLSYFLWSGPPDDTLLELASRNQLSDPATLATEVARMLRDHRARRFSERFAREWLRLDKYDLVAVNPEFYPQYDEALGDDMVAETVATFQAIFHGDRDARELISSDTVYVNQRLARHYGLPPVTGGNFRAVAVPDYRTRGGLLHQGAILTMTADGAESNPIYRGVWILERLLHDPPPPPPPAVPSLEASSPDFGTLTLKQKIELHREQSACAACHAKIDPWGLALEHFDAVGAWREEALVISPDTAAKSFSPVDSSTVLPTGEEIGDSSDLVAYLVDEREEQCTRALTWHMMTDALARAPDLGDEAELQAIHRHFRTSGYKLSALVLAIVQSEVFQASTAGTGRNTTDTLHTKNAPSQQHRLE; from the coding sequence TTGCCGTTCGACAGCTGGCATTTTTCCCCCTGTGACCTCTCTACACCACTCTACTGCAATGTTCCGGCGTCGAAACGGATAACCGTCACTGAGTACCAGAACACGCTGCAAGAACTTTTCGGGGCGGCGGTTCCGTTCTCGAAAAATCTGCCAGCGGCGCCTCTGTCGGAGCATGGGTATTCGCGTGATGCGGCTTTGCTGGGCGTGTCCGCGCTTGAGCTGGAGTACTTCCTTCGCATTGCTCGACAAGCCGTCGAGGACTACGTCATATTCGGAGCACCTATCCCGGAGAGCGAGCATTATCTGATCGAATTTGAAGACGTCGTTTATCGCCCCGGCGTGTCCGGCGGATACTCGATTGCCGAGCCTTTCACGAAACAGGAGTTGTTGGAAAAGCGCAAGGCCAGGGAGAACGGACAAGTCGTCTTCTCCGATAGAACGCTCTTCCCGTTGCCGGACGGACCGCTTGACCTGAACTCCGAGGAATTGAATCGGTCGGATCGGCAAAAATTCTTTCAACAGTTTGCAAAGTTCAAGAGCCGCGATCTTCACAAGGCAGGCGAGTTGATCGCCCGAGTGCACGTCGCGGCAAAATTAGGGGACGACGGTTCGGCACCTCGGCTTCAATTCCGGATCGGCGACACGTCGGGCATGGAGTTCGGCGTACCGATTGCCGGCGATTGTGATGTCACCGCACCCATCGAGAAGCCGCAGGTGCTGACGTTCCGGATCCCGTTTCGACACATCCCCAGCGCGACGACTGAAACGGACGACGATGAGGCGAACGAGACGAAGCTGACGCTCTCGGTGTCCAATGTGTCGCATGATCCCGATGCGATTTACGACGTGGTTCCCGAGGGCTACAACTTTTCGCCTAAACGGCAAGGGCTGATGGCACGCTACCGGAAGACGCTGGCGGATTCAATCGTCAGCAAGGCCACGATGCGGAAAGCCGGCGTCAATGAGCTCTACCTCGATGCCATCGAAATCGACATCATTCCGTTCGGCCTGGACGTCAGCGCAAGGCTCTGGCGAATCGATGCCCAACGCGCCATCTTGAATGCCGGTGCAGCCGCTCGTACCGTTGCCGAGGAATCGCTGAAGGCTTTCATGGAGCGTGCCTATCGCCGTTCGAGTTCGCCGGCAGAAGTGGACTCGATGATGTCGCTGTATGATCGATTCAGGAGTGAAGGCGGTAGCTTTGAAGAAGCGATCAAAGAAACCTTCAGCACCGTCCTCGTCTCGGATCCGTTCCTCTACGTTGCTGCGCCGATTCCCGAGGACGATCATCCATTCATTTCAGATGAAGAGCGTCGCCAGCTTGCATCCAGGCTGTCCTACTTCCTTTGGAGCGGCCCTCCCGATGACACTCTGCTGGAACTGGCGTCTCGAAACCAGCTCAGCGATCCCGCGACACTCGCGACGGAAGTTGCCCGCATGCTTCGTGACCATCGCGCCCGCCGTTTCAGCGAAAGATTTGCGCGCGAGTGGTTGCGTCTGGACAAGTACGATCTGGTGGCGGTCAATCCCGAGTTCTATCCCCAGTACGACGAAGCTCTTGGAGACGACATGGTTGCCGAGACCGTCGCGACCTTCCAGGCGATCTTTCACGGCGACAGGGATGCGCGAGAACTGATTTCATCCGACACGGTTTACGTCAATCAACGCCTGGCGCGACACTATGGATTGCCGCCCGTGACGGGCGGCAACTTTCGAGCGGTTGCGGTGCCGGATTACCGAACACGCGGGGGCTTGCTACACCAGGGTGCAATCTTGACGATGACAGCGGACGGGGCTGAATCGAATCCGATCTACCGTGGTGTCTGGATTCTCGAACGCCTGCTGCATGACCCACCGCCTCCGCCGCCTCCAGCGGTCCCGTCACTGGAGGCGTCTTCGCCAGACTTCGGGACGCTGACACTCAAGCAAAAGATCGAGCTTCATCGCGAACAAAGTGCGTGCGCGGCGTGCCACGCCAAGATCGATCCCTGGGGGTTGGCGCTCGAACATTTCGACGCCGTCGGTGCCTGGCGTGAGGAAGCGTTGGTGATCAGCCCGGACACCGCAGCCAAATCGTTTTCGCCCGTCGATAGCAGCACCGTCCTGCCCACCGGCGAAGAGATTGGTGATTCGAGCGACTTGGTTGCTTATTTGGTCGACGAACGCGAAGAACAGTGCACACGCGCGTTGACCTGGCACATGATGACGGATGCCCTCGCGCGCGCACCTGATCTCGGCGACGAAGCGGAACTGCAGGCGATTCATCGCCATTTCCGGACTTCCGGCTACAAGCTATCGGCACTCGTTTTAGCCATCGTGCAAAGTGAAGTCTTCCAGGCATCGACCGCTGGCACAGGCCGGAACACCACCGACACGTTGCACACGAAAAACGCTCCCTCACAGCAACACCGATTGGAATGA
- a CDS encoding EF-hand domain-containing protein: MWSGPPVISFNREAYDMHTFQFFLGCRNNCFGCRNNGWFAHIKVLVFCAAGFLVTPALPGQDDSSQSESVDPLSIKLLEMDLAATAKLFARHDLDDDGTLSKTECERLSWTGETIRPYDLNRSGDLQQVEVTVKLAVEREQAGIVQMDAILADRYTKRYDSNRDGKLQLRELEDNTFSDQIDSYDRNSDDELSPDELIRGLAFERKFRDELGIKGCDQGGAMGLINQGDADGDRQLAGDELDAVNLDSATMKFDRNNDESLSVSELAEYLADRRMQMGLTPSDQLLARNVIRRSDPDGDGLVPANLLRQSDSDLDLGSPDENGDGSLSLLEMETYLAKQRKRLGFDDEAAKRASILIARNDSDGDRKLSKAELVASGANRDSPLSPEKFTLIDQDSDAAIDMKELARFIQKTRRE; the protein is encoded by the coding sequence ATGTGGTCTGGTCCTCCCGTCATTTCGTTCAATCGTGAGGCTTACGACATGCACACGTTTCAGTTTTTCCTCGGTTGCCGCAACAACTGCTTCGGTTGCCGCAATAACGGGTGGTTCGCTCACATCAAAGTGCTCGTCTTTTGTGCCGCCGGATTCCTCGTCACGCCGGCGCTTCCTGGACAAGACGACAGCTCGCAATCCGAGTCCGTTGATCCGCTCAGCATCAAGCTGCTGGAAATGGATTTGGCTGCGACGGCCAAGTTGTTCGCTCGACATGACTTGGATGACGATGGCACACTCAGTAAGACCGAATGCGAGCGACTCAGCTGGACCGGCGAAACGATCCGCCCGTACGATCTCAACCGCAGCGGTGACCTGCAGCAGGTCGAAGTCACCGTCAAGCTCGCCGTCGAACGTGAGCAAGCGGGGATCGTTCAGATGGATGCGATTTTGGCAGACCGGTACACCAAACGTTACGACAGCAACCGAGACGGCAAGCTGCAACTTCGCGAACTGGAGGACAACACGTTTTCCGACCAGATCGACAGCTACGATCGCAATTCCGACGACGAGTTGTCGCCCGATGAATTGATTCGCGGACTGGCGTTTGAACGCAAGTTCCGCGACGAGCTGGGCATCAAAGGCTGTGATCAAGGCGGGGCGATGGGGTTGATCAATCAAGGCGATGCCGATGGCGATCGACAGTTGGCCGGTGACGAACTCGACGCGGTGAACTTGGATTCGGCAACGATGAAATTTGATCGCAACAACGACGAATCATTGTCGGTGTCGGAGCTTGCCGAATACTTGGCCGATCGTCGTATGCAAATGGGATTGACGCCGTCGGACCAGTTGCTCGCCCGCAACGTGATCCGACGAAGCGATCCGGACGGAGACGGATTGGTACCTGCGAACCTGTTACGCCAATCCGACAGCGATCTCGACCTCGGCAGTCCCGACGAAAACGGCGACGGAAGTTTATCGCTGTTGGAAATGGAAACCTACTTGGCCAAACAACGAAAGCGTCTCGGGTTTGATGACGAAGCCGCCAAGCGAGCGTCGATCCTGATCGCAAGAAACGATTCCGACGGCGACCGAAAACTGTCCAAGGCAGAGCTGGTCGCCAGCGGAGCCAACCGCGACAGTCCGCTGTCGCCGGAGAAGTTTACCCTGATCGACCAAGACTCCGACGCAGCAATCGACATGAAAGAACTCGCTCGATTCATCCAGAAGACCAGACGGGAATGA
- a CDS encoding DUF1592 domain-containing protein — translation MMTTDYNPSRIAACWAQGFLAVLLTTCQTNSTPAQDTLDDEHAARKAEVEKLFRKDVTRFIKTYCIDCHQNRRPTEAGVNFSPALNTPTHPAFTEQWKRAASRVKAHDMPPEGLDQPSDEERQMFVQWQKKIKFLSPKDPGPFIIRRLTKAEYGNTLHDLFGVDPEIAAALPDEVSGEGYLNSLSPLQLEQYLTIADKVLDQVWPVGQMPSSEVLYRLIGQKIDPSNRKALAPAKIAGSLARTMYRRPASEQEIATLLNVYELGRENKLGVEDALRLVVKATLVSPQFLFITPVVQPDRNAKIVRLDDCQLASRLSYFLWATMPDAELMRLASEGKLHEQDVLRGQVSRLLASPKSRALFDGFGAQWLGLDDWRDRTFDQDKFPQMNEALRSAMYDEARLLFDNVTRGNLSAATFIDCDFTFLNQPLAEVYSIDDITGQAMRKVTLTNQNRGGILAMPAVLAATSFPNRTSPVNRGVWVLEQVLGEHVPPAPPDVPALVVQGETAGKSLTMRELTELHRSDPVCANCHRLLDPIGFGLENFDAIGRWRDSDDNGGTIDASGVLPDGSRFSTPAELKAMVSGRLDDFARNLAEKMLAYALCRSLEGYDEIVVDEMTERVAADDYKMQTLVTEVVTSYPFTHRRIEDERENDDQIWND, via the coding sequence ATGATGACTACCGATTACAACCCATCCCGCATTGCAGCTTGCTGGGCGCAGGGTTTCCTGGCGGTACTGCTTACAACCTGCCAAACGAACAGCACGCCTGCGCAAGACACACTCGATGACGAACATGCGGCTCGGAAGGCTGAAGTTGAAAAGCTGTTTCGAAAAGATGTCACACGCTTCATCAAGACTTACTGCATCGATTGCCACCAGAACCGTCGGCCGACCGAAGCGGGGGTGAACTTCTCTCCAGCCTTGAACACGCCGACTCACCCTGCGTTCACCGAGCAATGGAAACGAGCGGCGTCGCGAGTGAAAGCGCATGACATGCCGCCGGAAGGATTGGATCAACCCTCTGACGAAGAACGGCAGATGTTCGTCCAGTGGCAAAAGAAGATCAAATTCTTGAGCCCCAAAGATCCAGGCCCGTTTATCATTCGGCGACTGACCAAGGCAGAATATGGCAATACACTGCACGACTTGTTTGGGGTCGATCCCGAGATCGCAGCGGCGCTGCCTGACGAGGTGAGCGGGGAAGGCTACTTGAATTCGCTTTCGCCGCTGCAACTGGAACAGTACCTGACGATCGCCGACAAAGTGCTGGATCAGGTTTGGCCCGTCGGTCAAATGCCATCCAGTGAGGTGCTCTATCGGTTGATCGGCCAGAAGATTGACCCGAGCAACCGCAAGGCTCTTGCGCCAGCCAAGATCGCTGGATCGCTGGCACGGACCATGTACCGACGTCCTGCCTCCGAGCAGGAAATTGCCACGTTGCTCAATGTGTATGAGCTGGGGCGAGAGAACAAGCTAGGCGTTGAAGACGCTCTCCGCTTGGTGGTCAAAGCAACTTTGGTTTCACCGCAATTCCTGTTCATCACCCCGGTTGTGCAACCTGACCGGAACGCCAAAATTGTGCGGCTGGATGACTGCCAACTCGCGTCGCGGCTGTCGTATTTTCTGTGGGCAACGATGCCGGACGCCGAGCTGATGCGTTTGGCTTCGGAGGGTAAGCTGCACGAGCAAGATGTGTTGCGGGGACAGGTCTCACGTCTGCTCGCATCGCCAAAATCGCGCGCGCTGTTCGATGGTTTCGGCGCCCAATGGTTGGGCTTGGATGATTGGCGCGACCGCACGTTTGATCAGGACAAGTTCCCCCAGATGAACGAAGCCCTGCGCAGCGCGATGTACGACGAAGCACGCTTGCTGTTTGACAACGTCACGCGCGGAAACCTAAGCGCGGCGACTTTCATTGATTGCGACTTCACCTTCTTGAACCAACCATTGGCCGAAGTGTATTCGATTGACGACATCACCGGCCAAGCGATGCGGAAAGTCACTCTGACGAATCAAAACCGCGGCGGAATCCTAGCCATGCCAGCCGTGCTTGCGGCGACGTCGTTTCCCAATCGAACCAGTCCGGTCAATCGCGGCGTTTGGGTGCTGGAACAAGTTCTAGGCGAACACGTTCCGCCCGCTCCACCGGATGTGCCTGCCTTGGTAGTGCAGGGCGAGACAGCGGGCAAGAGCTTGACCATGCGAGAGCTTACCGAATTGCACCGCAGCGATCCGGTCTGCGCCAATTGCCATCGTTTGCTCGATCCGATCGGTTTCGGACTCGAAAACTTTGACGCGATCGGACGCTGGCGAGACTCAGACGACAACGGCGGCACGATCGACGCTTCCGGCGTGCTGCCGGACGGCAGTCGTTTTTCGACGCCTGCGGAATTGAAAGCGATGGTCAGCGGGCGGCTCGATGACTTTGCTCGGAACCTGGCCGAAAAGATGTTGGCCTATGCCCTGTGTCGCTCCCTTGAAGGCTACGACGAAATCGTTGTGGACGAAATGACCGAGCGCGTCGCCGCCGACGATTACAAAATGCAAACGCTGGTCACCGAAGTTGTGACAAGTTATCCCTTCACGCATCGCCGAATCGAAGATGAGAGAGAGAACGATGATCAGATCTGGAATGATTGA
- a CDS encoding SIMPL domain-containing protein, whose product MNTRLITCATFTAGLMLFPVWTVAQEPAAESGGRNRVIIVNGTGEVSGVPDVAEINIGIVVEEDSAKAAVQANNFQMTRLLDFIKAQGISEKDIQTSSFSVSPRYQRSRNPDGEPPKIDGYRVSNQVHVRVRQIERLGEVLDQVVSAGANQINGISFSISKTETLMDEARNKAIRDAQRKAALMAKEAGVTLGRIVEIRDHSGGGQPQPVRMMAMAEARSAVPIQTGEQSLSAGVQLTFSLK is encoded by the coding sequence ATGAACACACGTTTAATCACTTGCGCGACTTTCACTGCCGGCTTGATGCTCTTTCCCGTATGGACAGTTGCCCAGGAACCAGCGGCGGAATCCGGCGGCCGAAACCGCGTGATCATCGTCAACGGGACCGGCGAAGTGTCTGGAGTGCCCGATGTGGCGGAAATCAACATCGGCATTGTGGTCGAAGAGGACAGTGCGAAAGCGGCTGTGCAAGCCAACAACTTTCAGATGACTCGATTGCTAGATTTCATCAAAGCGCAGGGCATCAGCGAAAAAGACATCCAAACGAGCAGCTTCAGCGTCTCGCCCCGCTACCAGCGTTCGCGAAATCCCGATGGCGAGCCGCCCAAGATTGATGGTTACCGAGTGTCCAACCAGGTCCACGTCCGCGTGCGACAAATCGAACGACTCGGCGAAGTGCTCGACCAAGTCGTCTCGGCCGGCGCGAACCAAATCAATGGAATCAGTTTTTCGATTTCCAAGACGGAAACGTTGATGGACGAAGCCCGCAACAAAGCCATCCGCGATGCCCAGCGAAAAGCCGCCCTGATGGCCAAAGAGGCGGGCGTCACGCTCGGCCGGATCGTCGAGATCCGAGACCATTCCGGCGGCGGCCAGCCCCAGCCGGTGCGGATGATGGCGATGGCCGAAGCCCGTTCGGCGGTGCCGATTCAAACCGGCGAACAATCGCTTTCGGCCGGCGTTCAATTGACGTTCAGCTTGAAATGA
- the mutL gene encoding DNA mismatch repair endonuclease MutL, translating into MDASVKTLPTIRQLPPNLINQIAAGEVIERPASVVKELLENSVDAGATRIEVSITGGGTEMIRISDNGCGMTADQLPLALASHATSKLPTDEALFHVRTLGFRGEALASIGSVSQLTIRSRTEGETAGNEIQVRGGVIDPPQPCGCPVGTVMEVRNLFFNTPVRHRFLKTAQTEKGHIVEAFTRIALANSQVHFVLNNNDKPLYDLPVTERWSDRIAAFFGGEIADSLIPINSDDSQIHVQGYVCDPSVSRGNSRMQYLFLNGRHIRDRSLQHALGEAYRGLLMVGRHPVSFLRMSMPPELIDVNVHPTKLEVRFTDGGRVYSRLLQTLRHHFLTTDMTQRVGPAPAADDADLTPRPTSELGMPVRAEQAHRQSVIEWARTGNSPSDVFVSPAAGGPSAEASSASASAPSTATRALPSFGAVPSFQPFPGGPTSSPRPDADPGPADPLQPGRSSGADDVAPWDAPQPNAADAADAGIDHPSVCHLGFQVHNRYLVTQDEKGMVVIDQHALHERVLYERVKTKVLESGQTLESQGLLVPEPVSMTPAERTAVLDHQETLAQIGMEVEEFGGDTLVIRSYPAMLKNTPPADMLRTLMESVLGGGEKPEPIELLNHLLSTIACKAAVKAGDPLRPEEIQALLEQRDLFNDTHHCPHGRPTALFFSRDELDRMFGRLGPRARTTK; encoded by the coding sequence ATGGATGCCAGCGTGAAAACCTTACCGACGATTCGCCAACTGCCCCCCAATTTGATCAACCAAATCGCCGCCGGCGAGGTGATCGAACGGCCCGCCTCGGTGGTCAAGGAACTGTTGGAAAACAGCGTCGATGCCGGAGCGACTCGGATCGAGGTGTCGATCACCGGCGGTGGGACCGAAATGATCCGCATCAGCGACAACGGCTGCGGGATGACGGCTGACCAGCTGCCGTTGGCGCTGGCCAGCCACGCGACCAGCAAGCTGCCGACCGACGAGGCCCTGTTTCACGTCCGCACGTTGGGATTCCGCGGTGAAGCACTGGCGTCGATCGGCAGCGTGTCCCAGCTGACGATCCGCAGCCGCACCGAAGGCGAGACGGCGGGGAATGAAATCCAGGTCCGCGGCGGAGTGATCGACCCGCCCCAACCCTGTGGCTGTCCGGTCGGAACGGTGATGGAAGTCCGCAACCTGTTCTTCAACACCCCGGTACGCCACCGGTTTTTGAAGACCGCGCAGACTGAAAAAGGGCACATCGTTGAAGCGTTCACGCGGATCGCACTGGCCAATTCGCAAGTCCACTTTGTGCTCAACAACAACGACAAGCCACTTTATGACCTGCCGGTCACCGAGCGTTGGAGTGATCGGATCGCGGCGTTCTTCGGTGGTGAAATCGCCGATTCGTTGATCCCGATCAACAGCGACGATTCACAAATCCACGTCCAGGGCTACGTCTGTGACCCGTCGGTCAGCCGTGGAAATTCGCGGATGCAGTATCTGTTTCTTAACGGCCGGCACATTCGCGACCGATCGCTCCAGCACGCCCTCGGGGAAGCTTACCGGGGATTGTTGATGGTCGGCCGACACCCGGTCAGTTTTTTGCGGATGTCGATGCCGCCGGAATTGATCGACGTCAATGTCCACCCCACCAAGCTGGAAGTCCGTTTCACCGACGGCGGACGAGTGTACAGCCGATTGCTGCAGACGCTGCGGCATCATTTTTTGACCACCGACATGACCCAGCGGGTTGGGCCCGCACCGGCGGCCGACGACGCGGATCTGACGCCCAGGCCCACCAGCGAATTGGGGATGCCGGTTCGAGCCGAGCAGGCGCATCGTCAATCGGTGATCGAGTGGGCGCGGACCGGCAACAGCCCTTCGGATGTCTTCGTCTCACCGGCCGCCGGCGGCCCCAGCGCAGAAGCGTCGAGTGCGTCGGCATCTGCTCCCAGCACCGCGACCCGTGCGCTCCCATCGTTCGGTGCGGTGCCCAGTTTTCAACCCTTTCCCGGCGGTCCCACGTCATCGCCCCGCCCAGACGCCGATCCAGGTCCAGCCGACCCGCTGCAGCCCGGTCGATCGTCGGGCGCTGACGACGTCGCCCCTTGGGACGCCCCACAACCGAATGCAGCCGATGCCGCAGACGCGGGCATCGACCACCCCAGCGTCTGCCACCTGGGGTTTCAAGTCCACAACCGTTACCTGGTCACGCAAGACGAAAAAGGCATGGTCGTCATCGACCAGCACGCCTTGCACGAACGTGTTTTGTACGAGCGGGTGAAGACCAAGGTGCTCGAGAGCGGACAAACGCTTGAATCGCAGGGGCTGTTGGTCCCCGAGCCCGTTTCGATGACGCCGGCCGAACGGACCGCGGTGTTGGACCACCAGGAAACCCTGGCCCAGATCGGGATGGAAGTGGAAGAGTTTGGCGGGGACACGCTGGTCATTCGTTCCTACCCGGCGATGCTGAAAAACACGCCGCCGGCGGACATGTTGCGGACGTTGATGGAATCGGTGCTCGGCGGGGGCGAGAAACCCGAACCGATCGAGCTGTTGAACCATTTGCTGTCGACCATCGCCTGCAAAGCGGCTGTCAAAGCCGGAGATCCGTTGCGACCGGAGGAGATCCAGGCCTTGCTGGAACAACGCGACCTGTTCAACGACACCCATCACTGCCCCCACGGCCGCCCGACCGCGCTGTTTTTCAGCCGCGATGAACTGGATCGCATGTTCGGACGGCTCGGACCGAGGGCCCGGACGACGAAGTGA
- a CDS encoding DUF1552 domain-containing protein, with the protein MSHSSRHPRRKALQFGLAGMALPPLASMMAASGVARAATTEKPPARLVTIFFPNGVSLPPAGHRSFQDWHWFPHNPGPDYVMTQTLQPLADHRRDISILSGFSHPHLRSNITHSCSAQFLTGEDQSKGYRNSISYDQVFAAEIDGKTRFSSLALSTSGGTGSLGRPATLSVNRDGALIPAMSDPRQIFDRLFVVDPRGVKARSRAIARDRSILDQVSSRVSRLDRTLAAADRSHLDLYLTATRTLERQLERANDWLNIPKPEVDPGLFDFNAEPTRELGTNYMRTMFDLIHMALLTDSTRVVTYQTAMENAGGRGNQLPYAAGLSLHHHQLSHSAARDEGGWERWAKFDQYLAERLSEFLTKMAQTPDPLAEGSLLDNTIVLYGCGTSKTHVGRNYPLILAGGKNLGLKHGAFHRFEQERPFNDLLLTLLQRVGIETESFVDSEAVVDQILT; encoded by the coding sequence ATGAGCCACTCATCTCGTCACCCACGCCGCAAAGCGTTGCAGTTCGGATTGGCCGGCATGGCTTTGCCGCCGCTCGCGTCCATGATGGCGGCGTCCGGGGTCGCCCGCGCCGCGACGACGGAAAAACCACCCGCCCGACTGGTCACGATTTTTTTCCCCAATGGCGTTTCGCTGCCGCCGGCCGGGCATCGCAGTTTTCAAGATTGGCATTGGTTCCCGCACAATCCCGGTCCTGATTATGTGATGACGCAAACGCTCCAGCCGCTCGCCGATCATCGTCGCGACATTTCGATCCTGTCCGGTTTTTCTCACCCGCATCTGCGTTCCAACATCACCCATTCCTGTAGCGCGCAGTTCTTGACAGGCGAAGATCAGTCGAAGGGTTACAGGAATTCGATCAGCTACGACCAGGTATTCGCCGCAGAGATTGACGGGAAGACGCGTTTCTCGTCTCTTGCCTTGTCCACGTCCGGGGGGACGGGCAGTTTGGGCCGTCCTGCGACGCTATCGGTCAACCGAGATGGCGCCCTGATTCCAGCCATGTCGGATCCGCGACAGATTTTTGACCGTTTGTTCGTCGTTGATCCACGCGGGGTGAAAGCGCGATCGCGGGCGATCGCTCGGGATCGCAGCATTTTGGATCAGGTGAGTTCAAGAGTGTCGCGATTGGATCGCACGCTCGCCGCAGCAGACCGGAGCCATCTTGATTTGTACTTGACCGCAACCCGAACGTTGGAAAGGCAACTCGAACGCGCAAACGATTGGTTAAACATCCCGAAACCCGAAGTTGACCCCGGGCTGTTTGATTTCAATGCCGAGCCGACGCGCGAATTGGGAACGAACTACATGCGCACCATGTTCGACCTGATCCACATGGCACTGCTTACTGATTCCACACGAGTCGTGACCTATCAAACGGCGATGGAAAACGCCGGCGGGCGAGGCAACCAACTTCCCTACGCAGCCGGTCTTTCGCTGCATCATCATCAACTCAGTCATAGCGCCGCTCGAGATGAAGGCGGCTGGGAGCGGTGGGCAAAGTTCGACCAGTATCTCGCCGAACGGCTCTCGGAGTTTCTGACGAAGATGGCTCAAACACCAGACCCGCTCGCTGAAGGAAGTTTGCTGGACAACACGATCGTCCTTTACGGATGCGGCACCAGCAAGACGCATGTCGGCAGAAACTACCCACTGATTCTCGCCGGCGGAAAGAACCTGGGTCTAAAACATGGCGCCTTCCATCGATTCGAACAGGAGCGCCCGTTCAATGATTTGCTGCTGACGCTATTGCAACGTGTCGGCATCGAAACGGAGAGCTTCGTCGACAGCGAAGCCGTGGTTGACCAGATCCTAACTTAG